In a single window of the Streptomyces sp. HUAS ZL42 genome:
- a CDS encoding PIN domain nuclease, with the protein MQDRYLIDKSALARWTKPNVKDVLKPLHERYLLAVCQPTEYEMIHSARDSSEATRISTWLHAFDYLHADDRAFARALEVQRHALNAGFHRALSLCDLLIAATAELHRRTVLHYDGDFDMIASFTGQPTEWVVSPGSADR; encoded by the coding sequence ATGCAGGACCGCTACCTGATCGACAAGTCCGCCCTCGCCCGCTGGACGAAGCCGAACGTCAAGGACGTACTCAAGCCCCTGCACGAGCGCTACCTCCTCGCCGTGTGCCAGCCCACCGAGTACGAGATGATCCACTCAGCACGGGACAGCTCGGAGGCGACACGGATCAGCACCTGGCTCCACGCCTTCGACTACCTCCACGCCGACGACCGCGCCTTCGCCCGCGCCCTGGAAGTCCAGCGCCACGCTCTCAACGCGGGCTTCCACCGCGCCCTGTCCCTCTGCGATCTACTGATCGCCGCCACGGCAGAACTGCACCGGCGGACGGTCCTCCACTACGACGGCGACTTCGACATGATCGCCTCCTTCACCGGCCAACCCACCGAATGGGTCGTCTCGCCCGGCAGCGCCGACCGATGA
- a CDS encoding sigma-70 family RNA polymerase sigma factor, whose translation MRLMDADHAGLVVAAQAGDDRAREELIASYLPLLYNIVGRSLSGHADVDDVVQETLLRVVRDLPALRAPESFRSWLVSITLRQINTHWQRQRTFADRTTVLDEAHRIPDAAAHEDMTILRLHVSDERRQVAEAGRWLDPDHRVLLSLWWQECAGSLSRDDIAAATGLTVAHVGVRLQRMREQLELSRTIVAALEADPRCPQLDETVVGWDGLRTSVWRKRIARHTRDCPGCTAMTTERVPAERLLLSLAPLTVPAGLIAALAAKGLLSGTAASASAAGLAAAPVAVAKATGAGSLHSSLIGKLSVLTAHPLVGLATGAVVIAGTATYTAWPEPAHRTPGAVAAPTVGEPTPTPSRTTWAGPSPVSPSAVAGAVPLGAQSLWSVDEPALYVTYAGDFATLGRVSASQSAQTRERATFMVVRGLAEKRCVTFRAADGRYLRHRDLRLQLSTNDGSELFREDATFCPSPGVVAGSVTLHAHNYPGSVIRHRDGGIWLDGFDGTRAFAGQASFIVRRARA comes from the coding sequence ATGAGGCTCATGGATGCGGACCACGCTGGGCTGGTCGTCGCGGCGCAGGCCGGTGACGACCGGGCGCGCGAGGAGCTGATCGCCTCGTACCTGCCGTTGCTCTACAACATCGTCGGGCGATCGTTGAGTGGACATGCCGACGTCGACGACGTCGTCCAGGAAACGCTGCTGCGCGTGGTGCGCGACCTGCCTGCCCTGCGTGCCCCGGAGAGCTTCCGGTCCTGGCTGGTGTCGATCACGCTCCGCCAGATCAATACCCACTGGCAACGGCAACGCACCTTCGCCGACCGCACCACGGTCCTCGACGAGGCACACCGGATACCGGATGCCGCCGCACACGAGGACATGACGATCCTGCGTCTGCACGTCTCGGACGAGCGCCGTCAGGTTGCCGAAGCCGGCCGGTGGCTCGACCCCGACCATCGGGTGCTGCTGTCGCTGTGGTGGCAGGAATGCGCCGGCTCGCTGAGCCGTGACGACATCGCCGCCGCAACGGGGCTCACGGTCGCCCACGTCGGAGTGCGCCTGCAACGCATGCGCGAGCAGTTGGAACTGAGCCGGACGATCGTCGCCGCGCTGGAGGCCGACCCGCGCTGTCCGCAGTTGGACGAGACCGTCGTCGGCTGGGACGGCCTCCGTACATCGGTGTGGCGCAAGCGGATCGCGCGGCACACCCGCGACTGCCCGGGCTGCACGGCGATGACGACAGAACGGGTTCCGGCCGAACGACTGCTCCTCAGCCTCGCGCCGCTGACCGTCCCGGCCGGGCTCATCGCCGCACTGGCCGCCAAGGGCCTGCTGTCGGGTACGGCCGCGAGCGCGAGCGCCGCCGGACTGGCCGCGGCACCCGTCGCCGTCGCCAAGGCGACGGGTGCCGGCAGTCTGCACAGCTCGCTGATCGGCAAACTCTCCGTGCTGACCGCTCATCCGCTGGTGGGGCTCGCCACCGGCGCGGTGGTCATCGCCGGGACCGCCACCTACACGGCCTGGCCCGAGCCGGCACATCGGACGCCCGGCGCCGTCGCCGCTCCCACGGTCGGCGAACCCACGCCGACCCCGTCGCGCACCACGTGGGCCGGACCGTCACCGGTAAGTCCGTCCGCCGTCGCGGGCGCTGTTCCGCTGGGCGCACAGTCACTGTGGTCCGTGGACGAGCCCGCCCTGTACGTCACGTATGCCGGCGACTTCGCGACGCTCGGCCGGGTCTCCGCGTCCCAGAGCGCGCAGACCCGCGAGCGGGCCACCTTCATGGTCGTCCGGGGGCTGGCCGAGAAACGGTGCGTCACCTTCCGTGCCGCCGACGGCCGCTATCTGCGCCATCGTGACCTGCGGCTGCAGCTGAGCACCAACGACGGCAGCGAACTGTTCCGGGAAGACGCCACGTTCTGTCCGAGCCCAGGGGTGGTCGCCGGGTCCGTGACCCTGCATGCGCACAACTATCCCGGATCTGTCATCCGCCACCGCGACGGTGGCATCTGGCTGGATGGCTTCGACGGTACGAGGGCCTTCGCCGGCCAGGCTTCCTTCATCGTACGCAGGGCCCGGGCTTGA
- a CDS encoding alpha/beta hydrolase, which yields MYIRRTLRRSRTGVTLLSAAVLLVSACSSGSSKGSASSQAEAALAALPSATPSALAPYYGQKPAWRTCGVPGFECATVKAPLDYDRPGAGDVRLAVARKKATGRGKPLGSLLVNPGGPGGSAVAYLQMYAGIGYPAEVRARYDMVAVDPRGVARSEPVECLDGPHMDTYTQTDMTPDDQKEIDGLVGAYRKFAEGCGADSPGLLRHVSTVEAARDMDIVRAALGDRKLTYVGASYGTYLGATYAGLFPDRVGRLVLDGAMDPSLPARRMNLDQTKGFETAFQSFAKDCVRQRDCPLGGPGTTPAQVGRNLKAFFRKLDAHPIPAGDVDGRKLGESLATTGVIAAMYDESSWEQLREALTSAMKENDGAGLLVLSDSYYERDGDGRYTNLMFANAAVNCLDLPAAFASPHQVEEALPAFEKASPVFGEGLAWASLNCAYWPVKPTGEPRRIVAEGAAPIVVVGTTRDPATPYTWAQSLSRQLSSARLLTYDGDGHTAYGRGSDCIDSTIDAYLVRGTPPKNGKRCSQP from the coding sequence ATGTACATCAGGCGCACTCTCCGCAGGTCCCGTACCGGCGTGACCCTCCTCTCCGCTGCCGTACTGCTCGTCTCCGCCTGTTCCTCCGGGAGCTCCAAGGGTTCCGCGAGTTCGCAGGCGGAGGCGGCTCTGGCGGCGCTCCCGAGCGCCACGCCGTCCGCCCTCGCGCCGTACTACGGGCAGAAGCCGGCCTGGCGCACCTGCGGCGTCCCCGGCTTCGAGTGCGCCACGGTCAAGGCGCCGCTGGACTACGACAGGCCCGGCGCCGGTGACGTCCGGCTCGCCGTCGCCCGCAAGAAGGCCACGGGCCGGGGCAAACCCCTGGGCTCACTGCTCGTCAACCCGGGCGGGCCGGGCGGCTCGGCGGTGGCGTACCTGCAGATGTACGCCGGCATCGGCTACCCGGCCGAGGTCCGGGCCCGCTACGACATGGTCGCCGTCGACCCGAGGGGCGTGGCCCGCAGCGAGCCCGTGGAATGCCTCGACGGGCCGCACATGGACACGTACACGCAGACCGACATGACGCCCGACGACCAGAAGGAGATCGACGGGCTCGTCGGCGCGTACAGGAAGTTCGCGGAGGGCTGCGGGGCGGACTCTCCCGGCCTGCTGCGCCACGTCTCCACCGTCGAGGCGGCTCGGGACATGGACATCGTGCGGGCGGCGCTGGGAGACCGGAAACTGACGTATGTGGGGGCGTCGTACGGGACGTACCTCGGGGCTACGTATGCGGGCCTCTTCCCGGACCGGGTGGGTCGGCTCGTCCTGGACGGCGCGATGGACCCCTCGCTGCCCGCGCGCCGGATGAACCTCGACCAGACGAAGGGCTTCGAGACCGCGTTCCAGTCGTTCGCGAAGGACTGCGTGCGGCAGCGCGACTGCCCGCTCGGCGGGCCGGGCACGACACCGGCCCAGGTCGGCAGGAACCTGAAGGCCTTCTTCCGGAAACTCGACGCGCACCCCATCCCCGCCGGCGACGTGGACGGCCGCAAGCTCGGCGAGTCCCTCGCGACCACGGGCGTGATCGCGGCGATGTACGACGAGAGTTCCTGGGAACAGCTGCGCGAGGCGCTGACCTCGGCGATGAAGGAGAACGACGGCGCGGGCCTGCTCGTCCTGTCCGACAGCTACTACGAGCGTGACGGCGACGGCCGTTACACGAACCTCATGTTCGCCAACGCGGCCGTCAACTGCCTGGACCTCCCGGCGGCCTTCGCCTCCCCGCACCAGGTGGAGGAAGCCCTCCCGGCCTTCGAGAAGGCGTCCCCGGTCTTCGGCGAGGGCCTCGCCTGGGCCTCCCTGAACTGCGCGTACTGGCCTGTGAAGCCCACGGGCGAGCCCCGCCGCATCGTGGCGGAGGGCGCGGCCCCGATCGTCGTGGTCGGCACCACACGCGACCCCGCGACTCCCTACACCTGGGCCCAGTCCCTCTCCCGCCAGCTCTCCTCCGCCCGCCTCCTCACCTACGACGGCGACGGCCACACCGCCTACGGCCGCGGCAGCGACTGCATCGACTCGACGATCGACGCGTACCTGGTCCGCGGCACCCCACCGAAGAACGGAAAGCGCTGCTCACAGCCTTGA
- a CDS encoding non-reducing end alpha-L-arabinofuranosidase family hydrolase codes for MKGLHRLGPRRRAVAIGLSAAAAVAGAVTLLPSSAGAATLGTQASPSGRYFGTAVAAGRLGDSTYATILDREFNMITPENEMKWDATEPSRGSFNFGPADQIVSHATSHGQQLRGHTLVWHSQLPTWVSGISDAATLRSVMNNHITTEMTHFKGKIHSWDVVNEAFADGSTQLRSSVFQKVLGDGFIEEAFRTARAADPAAKLCYNDYNIENWTDAKTQGVYAMVRDFKSRGVPIDCVGLQSHFGTSGPPAGFGTTLANFAALGVDVQITELDIATAPPTAYADTVKACLNVSRCTGITVWGIRDSDSWRSAETPLLFDSGGNPKPAYDAVISALGAGTGSSAGPSAGPSAGPSAGPSTSSPSTDQPRAKTRRLRPTAEGTTTSPSPSATGSLPSTFQWSSSGALIAPKSDASHNIAGIKDPSVVYYGGKYHVFASVADSSGYSMVYLSFTDWSQAGSATQHYLDQSPIGKGYRAAPQVFYFAPQKLWYLVYQTGDNASYSTNADISNPNGWSAPKGFYSSMPTIISQNIGNGYWVDMWVICDSANCYLFSSDDNGQLYRSQTTLSQFPNGMTNTVIAAQDANRNNLFEAGNIYKVQGKNQYLLLVEAIGSDGRRYFRSWTSGSLDGSWTALAASESNPFAGASNVTFPAGAWTKDISHGEMIRAGYDQTLTISPCGMQYLYQGRDPDSSTDYNSLPWRLGLLTQSNSAC; via the coding sequence ATGAAGGGCCTGCACCGGCTCGGCCCGCGTCGACGGGCAGTGGCGATAGGACTGTCGGCCGCGGCGGCGGTGGCCGGTGCCGTGACGCTACTGCCCAGCTCCGCCGGAGCCGCCACCCTGGGTACGCAGGCCTCCCCCTCTGGCAGGTACTTCGGCACCGCCGTGGCCGCCGGAAGGCTCGGTGACTCGACGTACGCCACGATCCTGGACCGGGAATTCAACATGATCACCCCGGAGAACGAGATGAAGTGGGACGCCACGGAACCCTCCCGGGGATCGTTCAACTTCGGTCCGGCCGACCAGATCGTCAGCCACGCGACCTCCCACGGGCAGCAGCTACGCGGGCACACTCTTGTCTGGCACTCCCAGTTGCCCACCTGGGTCAGCGGCATCAGCGACGCTGCCACGCTGCGCAGCGTGATGAACAACCACATCACCACCGAGATGACCCATTTCAAGGGCAAGATCCACTCTTGGGACGTGGTCAACGAGGCGTTCGCCGACGGATCCACCCAGCTCCGCAGCTCGGTGTTCCAGAAGGTGCTGGGCGACGGGTTCATCGAGGAGGCGTTCCGCACCGCCCGGGCGGCCGACCCGGCGGCAAAGCTGTGCTACAACGACTACAACATCGAGAACTGGACCGACGCCAAGACTCAGGGCGTGTACGCGATGGTCCGCGACTTCAAGTCCCGTGGTGTACCCATCGACTGTGTCGGGCTCCAGAGCCACTTCGGCACGAGCGGGCCGCCGGCCGGCTTCGGCACCACGCTGGCGAACTTCGCGGCGCTGGGCGTGGACGTGCAGATCACCGAGCTGGACATCGCCACCGCCCCGCCGACCGCGTACGCCGACACCGTCAAGGCATGCCTGAACGTGTCGCGGTGCACCGGCATCACTGTGTGGGGCATCCGCGACAGCGACTCGTGGCGGAGCGCGGAGACCCCGCTGCTGTTCGACAGCGGCGGCAACCCGAAGCCGGCCTACGACGCCGTGATCAGCGCCCTGGGCGCCGGCACAGGCTCGTCCGCCGGCCCGTCAGCAGGCCCGTCCGCAGGCCCGTCCGCAGGCCCGTCCACCAGTTCACCGTCGACTGATCAACCGCGCGCAAAGACCCGCCGACTCCGCCCAACGGCCGAGGGGACCACCACGTCCCCCTCCCCGTCCGCCACCGGTTCCCTGCCGTCGACGTTCCAATGGAGTTCCAGCGGGGCGCTGATCGCACCGAAGTCGGATGCGAGCCACAACATCGCCGGGATCAAGGACCCGTCGGTGGTGTACTACGGCGGCAAGTACCACGTGTTCGCCAGCGTGGCCGACTCGTCCGGGTACAGCATGGTGTACCTGAGCTTCACCGACTGGTCGCAGGCGGGTTCAGCCACCCAGCACTACCTGGACCAATCGCCGATCGGCAAGGGGTACCGGGCCGCGCCGCAGGTGTTCTACTTCGCACCACAGAAGCTGTGGTACCTGGTGTACCAGACCGGCGACAACGCGTCCTACTCGACCAATGCGGATATCAGCAACCCGAACGGGTGGAGCGCCCCGAAGGGCTTCTACTCCTCCATGCCGACGATCATTTCGCAGAACATCGGCAACGGGTACTGGGTGGACATGTGGGTGATCTGCGATTCGGCGAACTGCTACCTGTTCTCCTCCGACGACAACGGACAGCTGTACCGGTCGCAGACCACGCTGTCGCAGTTCCCCAACGGGATGACCAACACCGTCATCGCCGCGCAGGACGCCAACCGCAACAACCTCTTCGAGGCCGGCAACATCTACAAGGTCCAGGGCAAGAACCAGTACCTGCTGCTCGTGGAGGCGATCGGATCGGACGGCCGACGCTACTTCCGATCCTGGACGTCGGGCAGCCTCGACGGCTCGTGGACCGCGCTGGCGGCCAGTGAGAGCAACCCGTTCGCCGGGGCCAGCAACGTCACCTTCCCCGCGGGCGCGTGGACCAAGGACATCAGCCACGGGGAGATGATCCGTGCCGGGTACGACCAGACCCTGACCATCAGCCCCTGCGGGATGCAGTACCTCTACCAAGGCAGAGACCCCGACTCCAGCACCGACTACAACAGCCTGCCCTGGCGACTCGGGCTGTTGACTCAGTCGAACTCCGCCTGCTGA
- a CDS encoding DNA polymerase III subunit delta', whose protein sequence is MTVWDDLVGQEKVSEQLDAAARDADALVTAAAADAPPPEGSKMTHAWLFTGPPGAGRTQAARAFAAALQCVSPDRALGGTPGCGFCDGCHTALVGTHADVTTVAAVGTQILAEDMRDTVRKSFTSPANGRWQVILVEDAERLNEKSANAVLKAVEEPAPRTVWLLCAPSLEDVLPTIRSRCRHLNLRTPSVAAVADMLVRREGIEPDVAAAAARATQGHVDRARRLATDPAARERRAAVLKLPLRVDDVGGCLKAAQELVDAATEDARQLAEEMDAKETEELKAALGAAQGGRMPRGTAGVIKDLEDKQKRRRTRTQRDSLDLALTDLTAFYRDVLALQLGSRVAIANADAEDALERIARGTPPESTLRRIEAIAACREALDRNVAPLLAVEAMTMALRAG, encoded by the coding sequence ATGACCGTCTGGGACGACCTGGTCGGGCAGGAGAAGGTGAGCGAGCAGCTCGATGCCGCTGCTCGGGACGCCGACGCCCTCGTCACCGCCGCCGCGGCCGACGCCCCGCCGCCCGAAGGGTCGAAGATGACCCATGCGTGGCTGTTCACGGGACCGCCCGGCGCGGGGCGCACGCAGGCGGCGCGGGCCTTCGCCGCCGCCCTGCAGTGCGTGAGCCCCGACCGCGCACTCGGTGGCACTCCCGGGTGCGGCTTCTGCGACGGATGCCATACGGCGCTCGTCGGCACGCACGCCGACGTCACCACGGTCGCCGCCGTAGGCACACAGATCCTCGCCGAGGACATGCGGGACACGGTCCGCAAGTCGTTCACCTCACCGGCGAACGGCCGCTGGCAGGTCATCCTCGTCGAGGACGCCGAGCGGCTGAACGAGAAGTCCGCCAACGCCGTCCTGAAGGCCGTCGAGGAGCCCGCCCCCCGCACCGTCTGGCTGCTGTGCGCGCCCTCGCTGGAGGACGTCCTGCCCACCATCCGCTCCCGTTGCCGCCACCTGAATCTGCGCACCCCCTCCGTCGCCGCCGTCGCCGACATGCTCGTCCGCCGGGAAGGCATCGAACCCGACGTCGCCGCGGCCGCCGCGCGTGCCACGCAGGGCCACGTCGACCGCGCCCGGCGCCTCGCCACCGACCCGGCGGCCCGGGAGCGCCGTGCCGCCGTCCTCAAACTGCCCCTACGTGTCGACGACGTCGGCGGCTGCCTCAAGGCGGCGCAGGAACTCGTGGACGCGGCCACGGAGGACGCCAGGCAGCTCGCCGAGGAGATGGACGCCAAGGAGACCGAGGAGCTGAAGGCCGCGCTGGGCGCGGCCCAGGGCGGCCGGATGCCGCGCGGCACGGCAGGCGTGATCAAGGATCTGGAGGACAAGCAGAAGCGCCGCAGAACGCGCACCCAGCGCGACAGCCTCGACCTCGCCCTCACCGACCTCACCGCCTTCTACCGCGACGTCCTGGCCCTCCAGCTCGGCTCCCGTGTCGCGATCGCCAACGCGGACGCCGAGGACGCCCTGGAGCGGATCGCTCGCGGCACCCCACCGGAGTCCACCCTCCGACGCATCGAGGCCATCGCGGCCTGCCGCGAGGCCCTCGACCGCAATGTGGCGCCGCTGCTCGCGGTGGAGGCGATGACGATGGCACTGAGAGCGGGCTGA
- the tmk gene encoding dTMP kinase: protein MTRAEQPTAHNPAPDDALVADSRERAVRALLRQPQLKRLWSAQLVGGVGDTLALLVLVVLALQAAIAEGSFGGGYRGVAFAVASVFGARILATLLFGAVLLGPLTSLTSQDGPLDRRWTMVGADALRAALLIVAPLWIDWTPDDALAVVLVTAFVTGVAERFWSVCRESAAPALLPAPPPEGATVRPLPDHMDALRRLSLRTGFAAIPLAAAALVAASLLNNLLGVGIDWFAQHQAALASYIGAGLFAASLSVLTFVELPDTRTPRARSPLEGLRRPKTGTGVDKGRTGAIPLLVLACAAVAGAVAAAVAVAVLHAKDLGGGPVLYGLLVFALTGGVVAGIRTAPSILPALSRRRLLALAIALAGIALLAAGLVPDVTTVLLIVALAGVAAGVAANTGHTLLDQEAEDYRRPRTTEHLHAVVRVFVALGALLAPVVAAGIGPHRLENGKFVFAHGGAAFTLMLVGALLLPVAALVLAKVDDRSGVPLRQDLRDAVLGGDDPATVPAASGFFIALEGGDGAGKSTQAEALAEWIRAKGHEVVLTREPGATPVGKRLRSILLDVSSAGLSHRAEALLYAADRAEHVDTVVRPALERGAVVISDRYIDSSVAYQGAGRDLSPTEIARINRWATNGLVPHLTVLLDVSPEIARERFTEAPDRLESEPAEFHARVRSGFLTLASADPGRYLVVDAGQEPEAVTTVIRHRLDQTLPLSEAEVKAQEEARKKAEEEARKKAEEEARRKAEEERLERERQEQLARLRAEEEERKRRELEEAQRREAERQAEEARQRAEEARRRAEEERQRLLAEEKARAEEEARRKAEEERRRKQAEDEARLRAEADARRLEKQRKAEEALLRAEEARRAAEQAAAAAEAGPRQPAAPAAPAVPSDAATVPTPVVTPTNASGGPVEETAVLPPVRDGKGAGERAFAGPDSEVTAELPQPPGAADETAVLPPVPPGAADETAVLPPVPPGAADETAVLPPVPPGAADETAVLPPVRGDDPANRVPPGFFRDERAGAGPDGSEDRTREMPQVDEAGEPRRRERSDWAEETPLDDLPTLADELLGPHRDDEEADDKRGRRRGRGL from the coding sequence ATGACGCGAGCCGAGCAGCCAACGGCCCACAACCCGGCCCCTGACGACGCCCTGGTGGCGGACTCCCGTGAGCGCGCCGTCCGCGCGCTGCTGCGCCAGCCGCAGCTCAAACGGCTGTGGAGCGCCCAGCTCGTGGGCGGTGTCGGAGACACGCTGGCCCTTCTGGTGCTGGTCGTCCTCGCCCTCCAGGCGGCCATCGCCGAGGGCTCGTTCGGCGGTGGCTACCGGGGTGTGGCGTTCGCAGTGGCGAGCGTCTTCGGGGCGCGCATCCTGGCCACTCTCCTCTTCGGAGCCGTCCTCCTCGGTCCGCTCACCTCGCTCACCTCCCAGGACGGGCCGCTCGACCGCCGCTGGACCATGGTCGGCGCGGACGCCTTGCGCGCCGCCCTGCTGATCGTCGCGCCGCTGTGGATCGACTGGACGCCGGACGACGCACTGGCCGTCGTCCTGGTCACCGCCTTCGTGACCGGTGTCGCCGAGCGCTTCTGGTCGGTGTGCCGCGAGAGCGCGGCCCCCGCGCTGCTGCCGGCCCCGCCCCCGGAGGGCGCGACGGTACGACCGCTGCCGGACCACATGGACGCCCTGCGCCGCCTGTCGCTGCGTACGGGCTTCGCGGCGATCCCGCTCGCGGCGGCCGCCCTCGTCGCGGCATCGCTGCTCAACAACCTGCTGGGCGTCGGCATCGACTGGTTCGCCCAGCACCAGGCGGCACTCGCCTCGTACATCGGGGCCGGGCTGTTCGCCGCGTCCCTGTCCGTGCTGACCTTCGTGGAACTGCCCGACACGCGCACCCCGCGCGCGCGGTCGCCGCTCGAGGGGCTGCGCCGGCCCAAGACCGGCACGGGCGTCGACAAGGGCCGTACGGGCGCGATCCCGCTGCTGGTGCTCGCCTGCGCGGCCGTCGCCGGAGCGGTCGCCGCGGCCGTCGCCGTGGCGGTGCTGCACGCCAAGGACCTGGGCGGCGGACCCGTGCTGTACGGGCTGCTGGTGTTCGCCCTGACCGGCGGTGTCGTGGCCGGCATCCGTACGGCGCCCTCGATTCTGCCCGCCCTGTCGCGGCGCCGGCTGCTCGCGCTGGCGATCGCCCTGGCCGGCATCGCGCTGCTGGCCGCCGGGCTGGTCCCGGACGTCACCACCGTGCTGCTGATCGTCGCGCTGGCCGGTGTCGCCGCGGGCGTCGCCGCCAACACGGGCCACACGCTGCTCGACCAGGAGGCCGAGGACTACCGGCGGCCGCGAACGACCGAGCACCTGCACGCGGTCGTACGGGTCTTCGTGGCCCTGGGCGCGCTGCTCGCGCCCGTGGTGGCGGCGGGCATCGGGCCGCACCGGCTGGAGAACGGCAAGTTCGTGTTCGCGCACGGCGGGGCGGCGTTCACGCTGATGCTGGTCGGCGCGCTGCTGCTGCCGGTGGCCGCGCTGGTGCTGGCCAAGGTCGACGACCGCTCCGGTGTGCCGCTGCGACAGGACCTGCGGGACGCGGTGCTCGGCGGCGACGACCCGGCGACCGTGCCCGCCGCCTCCGGCTTCTTCATCGCACTGGAGGGCGGCGACGGGGCGGGGAAGTCCACGCAGGCCGAGGCGCTCGCCGAGTGGATAAGGGCCAAGGGCCACGAGGTCGTGCTCACGCGCGAGCCGGGAGCCACCCCCGTGGGCAAGCGGCTGCGGTCGATCCTGCTGGACGTGTCGTCGGCGGGACTCTCGCACCGCGCGGAGGCGCTGCTGTACGCGGCGGACCGCGCGGAGCACGTCGACACGGTGGTGCGCCCGGCTCTGGAGCGGGGCGCGGTGGTGATCTCCGACCGGTACATCGACTCGTCCGTGGCCTACCAGGGAGCGGGTCGTGACCTGTCGCCGACGGAGATCGCCCGTATCAACCGCTGGGCGACGAACGGGCTCGTGCCTCATCTGACGGTGCTGCTGGACGTCTCGCCGGAGATCGCCCGTGAACGGTTCACGGAGGCGCCGGACCGCCTGGAGTCGGAGCCCGCCGAGTTCCACGCGCGTGTGCGGTCCGGTTTCCTGACGCTGGCCTCCGCCGATCCGGGCCGGTACCTGGTCGTCGACGCCGGGCAGGAGCCCGAGGCCGTGACGACCGTGATCCGCCACCGGCTCGACCAGACGCTGCCGCTGTCCGAGGCCGAGGTGAAGGCCCAGGAGGAGGCACGCAAGAAGGCCGAGGAAGAGGCGCGGAAGAAGGCCGAGGAGGAGGCCAGGCGCAAGGCCGAGGAGGAGCGCCTGGAGCGGGAGCGCCAGGAGCAGCTCGCGCGGCTGCGAGCCGAGGAGGAGGAGCGCAAGCGGCGCGAGCTGGAGGAGGCGCAGCGGCGCGAGGCCGAACGGCAGGCGGAGGAGGCCCGGCAGCGGGCCGAGGAGGCGCGCAGGCGTGCCGAGGAGGAGCGGCAGCGGCTCCTCGCGGAGGAGAAGGCCCGGGCCGAGGAGGAAGCCCGCCGCAAGGCCGAGGAGGAGCGGCGGCGCAAGCAGGCCGAGGACGAGGCCCGGCTGCGTGCCGAGGCCGATGCGCGGCGCCTGGAGAAGCAGCGGAAGGCCGAGGAGGCGCTCCTGCGGGCCGAGGAGGCGCGCCGGGCGGCGGAGCAGGCGGCTGCCGCCGCGGAGGCCGGGCCGAGGCAGCCCGCGGCGCCTGCGGCTCCCGCGGTCCCGTCGGACGCGGCGACCGTGCCGACGCCGGTGGTGACGCCGACGAACGCGTCGGGCGGGCCGGTGGAGGAGACGGCGGTGCTGCCGCCGGTGCGGGACGGGAAGGGTGCCGGTGAGCGGGCCTTTGCCGGACCCGACTCCGAGGTGACGGCGGAGCTGCCGCAACCGCCGGGGGCGGCCGACGAGACGGCGGTGCTGCCGCCGGTTCCGCCGGGCGCGGCCGACGAGACGGCGGTGCTGCCGCCGGTGCCGCCGGGGGCGGCCGACGAGACGGCGGTGCTGCCGCCGGTTCCGCCGGGCGCGGCCGACGAGACCGCGGTGCTGCCGCCCGTACGTGGTGACGACCCTGCGAATCGGGTGCCGCCCGGGTTCTTCCGGGACGAGCGGGCGGGGGCCGGGCCGGATGGTTCCGAGGACCGTACGCGGGAGATGCCGCAGGTCGACGAGGCGGGGGAGCCGCGTCGGCGGGAGCGCTCGGACTGGGCCGAGGAGACGCCGCTGGACGATCTGCCGACGCTGGCGGACGAACTGCTCGGGCCCCACCGGGACGACGAGGAAGCCGACGACAAGCGGGGGCGCCGCAGGGGTCGGGGGCTCTGA